GAAACTCCGCGGCCCGAGGAGGCAGGCAGCCGCCGAGCTTCCCATCCCGGGTCCCGGTTCCTGCTGGAAACGCTGCCGAACGGGATGCTGCGGCCTGGTAAATACGCGGTGTGGAGGGGCCAGTGGTATCGTGCCGCGCGCCTGCGTAAGGGGTTTATCACTCTGTTCACTGAAGCATCCGAGGCTCCAGGACCGGAATGGTCTCCCTCCTCGGCGCGCGACCCGCGCGGCGGGCACACCTCGTGGACCTTGGAAGTCGCCGAGGATGAGGCAGACCGCTTTGTGTGGCTCGCCGTGATCGCCACCTGGCACGGAAACAAGATTGGCATCGCCACGTATACCGACGGCGTCGTCCACGCCAGGGTGGAACCGCATCCAGCGCAGGAAGCGAAGATTGACCGGGGGGAATTCCCGGAGATTGTCAAGGCTGACCGGATTGAGTATCACGGGACTTTCCGCTGGGAGGATCTGGAAGATGTCCAGATGGTTGAAAAGGACTTGAAGAAGTAGGTTTCGTCGGCACTTATCGCGGCCCGAGGGCAGCAGGAAGCAGAGTCTCGTGATTTTTCAGAAACCGCTCAGCCCGGCGCATGTCGCCATGATGGTGGAGGCCAACCGCGACTCGATCGCCGGGTTTGTCCTGAACGCCGCCGACGTCGCGCAGGTGAAGTCGCCCCGGGAACTGTACGAAGCGCACGGGCTGGGTTTCCCCGGCTCTCCGTGGGACCCGGACGCCGACTACCTGGACGTGCTGCGTTTCGAGGCGCCGCCGTCGGTCTATGTGCATTCGGCGATGGCGCCGGGGTTCGTGGACCGGCCGCCGTTCACCGGTACCGGGTTTGCCCGCTGGGGCGGGGGAGTGGCGCCGGTGTGGTTCCTGGACGAGTGCCGGATTCCTCCGCGCGCGCAGTTGTGGCGGATCCGGGAGGGGCAGCAGGAGCAGTTGCTGGCCATGTATATAGATGTCGCTTCGGGGTGGGGTGTGTTGGAGGGGTCGGACATCTCGACTCCCCGGCACGCCTCTCCGCAGACGGTGATCGGCTGGGTGGCGGTCTGGGACGGTTTCCAGTTCCCGGCCGATGTGGTGGGGGACAAGGCGGTGCTGGCTGCGGCGTCGGAGCCGCCGGCCGAGATTACCGGGTTCCGGCAGACGATGCGCGGGTGCTGGAGCCGGGAGGTGCCGGTGGCGGAGTTGGACGACCTGTTTGAGGTCAATGCGGTGTGCCGGTGGCAGGGGCAACCGTTCCGGATCACGGATGTGGCGCACGACGGCGGGGGCCGGGTTTTCCGTCTCTTCTACACCGGGCACAACGCCGATGTTGCGGAGTCGCTGGGCCTGAACAAGGCGGACGCCGGGGTGTACTGGACCGTCCAGCCGGAGTCTGCGGTGACGGACGTGGAGATGTTCCAGAACCGGCTCAAGCCGGCGGCGCGCTAGGGCAATTCCAACGTCTCGTGGCGGAAGAACCCTCCAACCTGAGAATGTCCCGTAGTTGGCAAGCCCGGACGCGCTGCGACACAGACGTCGCCAGCCAACGACGGCGTGCAACGCAACTCCCGCAACCGGACGGTATACGGCAAGATTGGTTAGGTGAGCACAGCCAAGACATCCCCGGAAACCACGGACACCGAAGCCGCCGTCGAGTCGGTCAGCACCGACACCCCGCCCGCCGGGGACCTGCGCGAGGAATACCAGGCGCTCGCAGAGCAGGTGCGCCGCTACCGGTTCGCGTATTACAACGAAGACGCGCCCCTGGTTTCAGACGCTGAGTTCGACACGCTCTACCGCCGCCTGGAGGAAATCGAGGCGCTGCACCCGGAGTTGGTCACCAACGATTCACCCACCCAGGAAGTGGGCGGCGAGGTATCCGCGGCCTTCGCCCCGGTGGAACACCTGCAGCGGATGTACAGCCTCGAAGATGTCTTCTCCCTCGACGAGCTGGACGCCTGGGTCCGCAAGGCGGAAGCGTCGGTCGCCAACATTGCCCCGGACGCCAAGATCAAGTGGCTCACCGAGCTGAAGATCGACGGCCTGGCCGTCAACCTGCTCTACCGCAACGGCGAACTGGTCCGCGCCGCCACGCGCGGCGACGGAACCACCGGTGAGGACATCACCCACAACGTGCTCACCATCGCGTCCATCCCGCGCACGCTGAAGGGCGAAAACCTGCCGGCGGAAATGGAAATCCGCGGCGAGGTCTTCATCCCCTCAAAGGAATTCGCGGCCCTGAACGAAACCATGGTGGAAGCGGGCAAGGCACCGTTCGCCAACCCGCGCAACGCCGCCGCCGGTTCCCTGCGGCAGAAGGACCCCGAAGTCACGGCCCGCCGCCCGCTGAGCATGTACGTGCACGGTATCGGCGCCCGCGAAGGCCTCAGTGCGGCCAGCCAGTCCGAAACCTATGAGCTGCTCAAGCAGTGGGGCCTGCCGACGTCGCCCTATTACAAGGTGCTGGACACCTACGAAGAAGTGCTCAAGTACATTGCCGAGAACGGCGAGCATCGGCACGATCTCTCGCACGAGATTGACGGCATTGTGGTCAAGGTGGACGACTTCGGACTGCAGCGCGCGCTGGGCAACACCTCCCGGGTGCCGCGCTGGTCCGTGGCCTACAAGTACCCGCCGGAGGAAGTGAACACCAAGCTGCTGGACATCCGCGTCAACGTGGGCCGCACCGGACGCGTCACCCCGTACGGGATCATGACGCCGGTGCTGGTCTCCGGCTCCACCGTGGAGATGGCCACCCTGCACAACCAGGACGTGGTGAAGGCCAAGGGCGTGAAGATCGGCGACATTGTGGTGCTGCGCAAGGCCGGCGACGTGATCCCCGAAATCGTTGGCCCCGTCGTCGCCCTCCGCGACGCGCAGGATCCGCCGGTTCGCGACTTCGTGATGCCCACGCACTGCCCTTCCTGCGGAACCGAGCTGAAGCCGGCCAAGGAAGGGGACGTGGACATCCGCTGCCCCAACGCCAAGTCCTGCCCCTCGCAGCTGCGCGAACGGGTGTTCCACCTGGCCGGCCGCGGTGCCTTCGACATTGAGGCGCTCGGTTGGGAGGCGGCGATTGCGCTCACCTCGCCCGCCGAGCCGGAAAACCCGCCGCTGACCAGTGAGGCCGGCCTGTTCGACTTGAAAGTCGAGGACCTGGCGGACGTGCGGATCGAACGGCCAAAGCGGGTCAAGGGCGTGGTGGACGGCACCGAACTGGTCCCGTACTTCTACACCAAGGGCACCGCCAAGAAACCGTCGGTTCCTTCTGCCACTACCCGCAAGCTGTTCGAAGAGCTGGAAAAGGCCAAGACCCAGCCGCTGTGGCGGGTTCTGGTGGCGCTGTCCATCCGGCATGTGGGCCCGACGGCGGCACGTGCGCTCGCCGGGGCCTTCGGGTCCATGGAGGCGATCCGCGCTGCCACCGAAGAGCAGCTGGCACACGTCGACGGCGTCGGCCCCACCATCGCCGCCGCGCTAACGGAGTGGTTCGCCGAGGACTGGCACCGCGAGATCGTGGACGCCTGGGCCGCAGCCGGGGTGCGGATGGCCGACGAGCGCGACGAATCGATGCCCCGCACGCTGGAGGGCCTGACCGTCGTCGTCACCGGCACCCTGCCGAACTTCAGCCGCGACGAGGCCAAGGAAGCCATCCTGACCCGCGGCGGAAAGGCCTCCGGCTCGGTCTCGAAGAAAACCGACTACGTGGTGGCCGGGGAAAACGCCGGCACCAAGCTGGAGAAGGCCGAAGCCCTGGGTGTGCGGGTAATTGACGAAGACGGTTTCCGGACGCTGCTGGCCGAAGGGTCCGTACCGCTGGACGACGAAGAGCCCGGTGACGGGAACGCCGCCGAAGCACTGGAGGAAGGGTCCGAATGAGCCCGCTGCCGGACGACGTTGATCCGCTGGAACTGCTGGAAGTGGCCCGCGAGGCCGCCGCTGCCGGAGCTGCGGTGCTGGCCCGGCGTTCCGCGGCGGGGCTGAACCCGGTGAACAAAAGCGCCGACGGCGACTGGGTCACGGACTTCGATACCGCCGCCGAGGTGGCCGTCCGCGAGGTTTTGGCCCGGCTGCGCCCGCAGGATGTGGTGACGGGGGAGGAGCTGGAAGCAGCGGTCCCGGTCCATTCCTCCGGCATCCGGTGGTCCATCGATCCGTTGGACGGCACCACCAACTTCATCCGGAACATCGTCTACTACGCCACCTCCGTGGCAGCGGTGAACGACGACGGCGAGTGGCTGGCCGGCGTCGTCCACGCCCCTGCGCTGGTGCGCGTCTATTATGCCGCCCGTGGGCACGGTGCATGGCTCGCTGAGCACGGCACCGTCCGGAAACTCACCGGACCGGATCCGGAGCGGGTTGGAAAGCTGCTGGGCACCGGGTTTTCCTACAACGCCTCTGTGCGCGACGAGCAGTATGCCGCGTTGCCGGGCCTGGCCGGGCAGTTCGCGGACGTGCGCCGTCTCGGTTCCGCGGCGCTGGACCTGTGCATGGTTGCCGACGGGACGCTGGATGCCTACACCGAGCGCGGATTGAATGAGTACGACTATGCCGCCGGGGCGCTGGTCGCGGAGGAGGCCGGTGTGCCGGTGCAGCGGCCCGCGAAGCCGGGCAACGATGCCGAACGCGAGGCTGCCTTCACGACGGCCGGAGCTGCGCTGCTGGGCTAAGTGTGGCGGGGCGGCTAAGTGTGGCGGGGCGGTTCCGCCACGGCACTTCCGCCGGACCGGGATGCGCGCCATTCATCGGCCAGCAGTGCGTAGCGGAGGTCATCCAGCCAGCGCCCCGAACGGTGGAGGGACCCCTGGCGGGACCTCCCCTCACGCCGCATTCCCGCTTTTTCCATGACCCGCCAGGACGCGGTGTTGTCGGCGAAACACTCCGCCACCACCCGGCGCAGGCCCAGGTCCTCAAAGCAGACGCGCAGTAGTGCGGCCACGGCTTCGCTCCCATACCCCCGCCCCGCGAACTCCGGCGCAATGACGTAGCCGATCTCCGCCTGTGTACCGCGCGCCAACTCCTCTACCTCCTGCTGCGCCCACGCGTCCTGGCGGGCAAGATAAAGGTCACCGATCAGGGTTCCGGCCTGTTCCACGGCAAAGGTGGCCGCCAAATGTTCCGGCTGCCGGAGTCGCTCCACGAAGGCGTCCACGTCCGTGGGCTGGGCTGTCATCCATTGGGCGACCTCGGGTTTCCGCCGGTAGTCAAACATGCGCGGCAGGTCTTCGGCTTCGGCGGGACGGATGGTGAGGCGGGGTGTGATGACGGGCCAGCGGGGGCCGGAGGGAGTCGCGGTCATGGCACCATGATGGCCTATCCGGTTCCCCGGACGCGCCTAGTGGCTTCGGCAGCCGCATGGCACCGGGCGGCGATGATGATCTCCCGGCTCGTCGCTTCCACAAAGGGGCCGCCGTCCCAGTCCCCGTACCAGTCCGTGGAGCTGAAGCCGGCTTCCTGCAGCAGCCGTTCCAGGAGATCCGCGGGCGGGAATTTGAGGGTACTTCGGCTGGCGAACGGTTCGCCGTCGGACAGGAACGTGGTGCGGTCCTCGAAGATGACCACCGCGCCGTCGTTCTCTTCCTGCACCGAGATCAGCTCCCACTCCACCTCAAGGGTCCCGGCGGAAGACTCCTGGAGCTCCGGCCCGGAGCGGCCGGAGTCCCACTCCAGCCAGGCCTTGGCTGCCGGGTTCCTGGACTCGAAATAGAAGGTGCCGCCGGGGACGAGACGCGACCGGACCGCAACGAGCGTTGCAAGCATCTCCGACTCGGTCAGCAGGCACTGGAAGGCGTGGCCGGTCATTACTGCGGCGTCAAAGGGGCCTGCCGGCAGGTCCTCAGCCGTCCCGGCGAGCCAGGTCACCAGTTCGGAACCCGGTCGGGACCGTGCGGCCGCCAGCATGCCGGCAGCCGGATCAATACCCGTCACCGTGTGCCCCGCCTGCGTCAGCTCGACGGCGAAGCTGCCGGTTCCGCAGCCAACATCGGCGATCCGCAGCGGTTCCGTGCCCAGCAGCCCCGCATAAAAGTCGGTGTCCCACCGGCCGGCATTGTCCTCGTCGTAAAGCGCAACGAGGCGCGGCTCGTTGTAGTGTGCGTCAACCATGGATCCCCTTGTTCCTCCTCCGGATAGCCGGAAGCCTACCGGGATTAAGCCCTGAGGAAAGACCACTCTCCCCAGGCCGGGTTTCCCAGCCGCAGCGCGGATAATCTATGCGACGCATCCCGTGCAGCATCGACTCACAGGAGGTACCCCGTGCCCCGCAAAACAACCACCGCTCCGCGGAAAACCGTGCGGACGGAGCCCGTGTCCGCCCCGGCACTGCCTCGGGTGCAAACACCGCCGGAGCTGGACACCGCCTATTTCGCGACCCTGATCGATGAACGCATCGACCGGACGCGTGAACAGATCGACACCTTGAACGCGGTCATCCGGGAAGTGACGTTGGCGGCAAAGGACATCCCTGCCGACGACGAACATGACCCCGAAGGCACCACCGTTTCGGTGGAGCGCGCCAACGAAGTGGCGCTGCTGGCGGCAGCGGAAACATCGCTGATTGAACTGCTTGATGCACGGGTTCGCCTGGATGCCGGCGCCTACGGTATCTGCGAACGCTGCGGAAATCCCATACCGGCGGCCCGGCTGGAGATCCGTCCGGAAACGCGTTTCTGCGTCAGTTGCGCCGCCGCCCGCCGCCGGTGAGCAACCGGTGAGCAACCGGTAATCAACCGGCGAACAACCGGTAAACCCGCGCTAACGGATACAGGCGTTTTCCAGTGATGTGCGTACCCTCACCCCGGTCCGGAAACGGAGCGGGGTGAGGGTAGAATCTACGTGCACTTCAACTAGAGACGTAAGGATTCGTAACGCGCATGAGCATCACCATCCGGCTTGCCACCGAGGCTGATTTTGAAGATATCCGCCGGATCACCCGTGAGGCTTACCTGCACGGCAATCACATCGAGGCCGACAACCCCTACGTCAAGGAACTCGAAAACGTCGAGGACCGCGCCAAGCACACCGAACTGTGGGTGGCGGAACGGGACGGAAAGGTGGCAGCCTCCGCGGCCATCACCTACGCCGGCCAGCCCTACACCGACATCGCCATTGAGGGCGAGCTGGAATTCCGGATGCTCGCCGTCGACCCCGCCGTGCAGCGCGGAGGAGTGGGCCGCGCCCTGGTTAACGCCATCATCGACTACGCCCGGAACAAGGACGGCATCGAGGCAGTGAGCCTGACCAGCATGACCACCATGCTGAACGCCCACGCCCTCTACCTGTCCCTGGGCTTTGTCCGGGTGCCGGAGCGGGACTGGACCGTTCCCGGCGAAGACTACATTCTCTGGGTCTTCCGCAAGGCTGTCTAACCGTCCTTGCCCGCGGGGCCAGCCGCTCCAGCGCCCGACGGCGGCGGGGCGGCTTTCGCGTATCCCTGCCCGGCGACGGGCCGCGCCGGATGCGGTGCCTTGTGTACAGCTGATGCGGGCTACGGCTCCGCCAGGCAGCATCTGCTGTACGGGAGATGAGCCCGACTCAGCATCTGCTGTACGGGAGATGAGCCCGACCCAGCATCTGCTGCACGGGAGTGTGTGGCGGCGGCCTCCATGGGCGGCCGCCGAACGCCGTAGACTGGAACGGATACCGGTTTCATACCGAAACGTTCCTTTAGAAGACGCATGGGAGACTCATGTCTGAGATCAATCGTGAGGCTGTGGCGCATCTGGCGCGGCTGGCCCACATTGAGATGACCAACGACGAGCTGGACAAGATGGCCGGCGAACTCGATGTC
This Arthrobacter sp. zg-Y20 DNA region includes the following protein-coding sequences:
- a CDS encoding class I SAM-dependent methyltransferase, whose translation is MVDAHYNEPRLVALYDEDNAGRWDTDFYAGLLGTEPLRIADVGCGTGSFAVELTQAGHTVTGIDPAAGMLAAARSRPGSELVTWLAGTAEDLPAGPFDAAVMTGHAFQCLLTESEMLATLVAVRSRLVPGGTFYFESRNPAAKAWLEWDSGRSGPELQESSAGTLEVEWELISVQEENDGAVVIFEDRTTFLSDGEPFASRSTLKFPPADLLERLLQEAGFSSTDWYGDWDGGPFVEATSREIIIAARCHAAAEATRRVRGTG
- a CDS encoding GNAT family N-acetyltransferase, with the translated sequence MSITIRLATEADFEDIRRITREAYLHGNHIEADNPYVKELENVEDRAKHTELWVAERDGKVAASAAITYAGQPYTDIAIEGELEFRMLAVDPAVQRGGVGRALVNAIIDYARNKDGIEAVSLTSMTTMLNAHALYLSLGFVRVPERDWTVPGEDYILWVFRKAV
- a CDS encoding GNAT family protein, which encodes MTATPSGPRWPVITPRLTIRPAEAEDLPRMFDYRRKPEVAQWMTAQPTDVDAFVERLRQPEHLAATFAVEQAGTLIGDLYLARQDAWAQQEVEELARGTQAEIGYVIAPEFAGRGYGSEAVAALLRVCFEDLGLRRVVAECFADNTASWRVMEKAGMRREGRSRQGSLHRSGRWLDDLRYALLADEWRASRSGGSAVAEPPRHT
- a CDS encoding TraR/DksA family transcriptional regulator, whose protein sequence is MPRKTTTAPRKTVRTEPVSAPALPRVQTPPELDTAYFATLIDERIDRTREQIDTLNAVIREVTLAAKDIPADDEHDPEGTTVSVERANEVALLAAAETSLIELLDARVRLDAGAYGICERCGNPIPAARLEIRPETRFCVSCAAARRR
- the ligA gene encoding NAD-dependent DNA ligase LigA — encoded protein: MSTAKTSPETTDTEAAVESVSTDTPPAGDLREEYQALAEQVRRYRFAYYNEDAPLVSDAEFDTLYRRLEEIEALHPELVTNDSPTQEVGGEVSAAFAPVEHLQRMYSLEDVFSLDELDAWVRKAEASVANIAPDAKIKWLTELKIDGLAVNLLYRNGELVRAATRGDGTTGEDITHNVLTIASIPRTLKGENLPAEMEIRGEVFIPSKEFAALNETMVEAGKAPFANPRNAAAGSLRQKDPEVTARRPLSMYVHGIGAREGLSAASQSETYELLKQWGLPTSPYYKVLDTYEEVLKYIAENGEHRHDLSHEIDGIVVKVDDFGLQRALGNTSRVPRWSVAYKYPPEEVNTKLLDIRVNVGRTGRVTPYGIMTPVLVSGSTVEMATLHNQDVVKAKGVKIGDIVVLRKAGDVIPEIVGPVVALRDAQDPPVRDFVMPTHCPSCGTELKPAKEGDVDIRCPNAKSCPSQLRERVFHLAGRGAFDIEALGWEAAIALTSPAEPENPPLTSEAGLFDLKVEDLADVRIERPKRVKGVVDGTELVPYFYTKGTAKKPSVPSATTRKLFEELEKAKTQPLWRVLVALSIRHVGPTAARALAGAFGSMEAIRAATEEQLAHVDGVGPTIAAALTEWFAEDWHREIVDAWAAAGVRMADERDESMPRTLEGLTVVVTGTLPNFSRDEAKEAILTRGGKASGSVSKKTDYVVAGENAGTKLEKAEALGVRVIDEDGFRTLLAEGSVPLDDEEPGDGNAAEALEEGSE
- a CDS encoding inositol monophosphatase family protein, producing MSPLPDDVDPLELLEVAREAAAAGAAVLARRSAAGLNPVNKSADGDWVTDFDTAAEVAVREVLARLRPQDVVTGEELEAAVPVHSSGIRWSIDPLDGTTNFIRNIVYYATSVAAVNDDGEWLAGVVHAPALVRVYYAARGHGAWLAEHGTVRKLTGPDPERVGKLLGTGFSYNASVRDEQYAALPGLAGQFADVRRLGSAALDLCMVADGTLDAYTERGLNEYDYAAGALVAEEAGVPVQRPAKPGNDAEREAAFTTAGAALLG